A genomic window from Caballeronia sp. SBC1 includes:
- the queD gene encoding 6-carboxytetrahydropterin synthase QueD — MQTITRKLEFDAGHRIPDHRSQCRNLHGHRYVLEITLQGELVETEGAPDRGMVMDFADVKALAMEHLVNKWDHAFIVYARDEVVRSFLEKMADHKTVVLDRIPTVENLAAEAFRILSSVYNDHYGVDLKLKRVRLYETPNCWADVEGV; from the coding sequence GTGCAGACGATCACCCGAAAACTCGAATTCGATGCGGGCCACCGCATCCCCGATCACCGCAGCCAGTGCCGTAACCTGCACGGTCATCGGTATGTGCTGGAAATCACGCTGCAAGGCGAACTCGTCGAAACGGAAGGCGCGCCGGATCGCGGCATGGTGATGGACTTCGCCGACGTCAAGGCGCTGGCCATGGAACATCTGGTCAACAAGTGGGACCACGCGTTTATCGTCTATGCACGCGACGAAGTCGTGCGCAGCTTTCTCGAGAAAATGGCCGACCACAAGACCGTCGTGCTGGACCGCATTCCTACCGTGGAAAATCTCGCCGCCGAGGCATTCCGGATTCTCTCCAGCGTCTACAACGATCACTACGGCGTCGATCTGAAGTTGAAGCGCGTGCGTCTGTACGAAACGCCTAATTGCTGGGCAGACGTCGAAGGCGTCTGA
- a CDS encoding HpcH/HpaI aldolase/citrate lyase family protein produces MSTYTNLLKQRFTESGTLYGLWLSLGSADVAEAVAHAGFDWLCIDMEHSPNDSHDVVAQLRAIAAAHLPTEPIVRVPAHEGWLVKRVLDAGARTLMFPNVETAEEAAQVVRLTQYPNADARDGLRGAAGAVRAAAYGIRRDYVSSANAQISTIVQIESEQALANVEAIAATPGVDCLFIGPADLAASLGHLGDTKHPDVQAAITKIIDTAKHAGIASGIFALDVASARSYAEAGVRAIALSADVGWLLKAARQALQEARA; encoded by the coding sequence ATGAGCACCTACACCAATCTCCTCAAACAGCGTTTCACCGAATCAGGCACCTTGTATGGCCTGTGGCTGTCGCTCGGCAGCGCGGACGTGGCCGAAGCCGTGGCGCATGCGGGTTTCGACTGGCTGTGTATCGACATGGAGCATTCGCCGAACGACAGCCATGACGTCGTCGCGCAACTTCGTGCCATTGCCGCCGCGCACTTGCCGACCGAACCGATTGTCCGCGTGCCGGCGCATGAGGGCTGGCTGGTTAAGCGCGTGCTTGACGCGGGCGCGCGCACCCTGATGTTCCCGAACGTGGAAACGGCGGAAGAGGCCGCACAGGTCGTGCGGCTCACGCAGTATCCGAACGCCGATGCGCGCGATGGCCTGCGTGGCGCCGCTGGCGCAGTGCGCGCAGCGGCATATGGTATCCGGCGTGATTACGTGAGTTCGGCGAACGCGCAGATATCGACGATCGTGCAGATTGAATCCGAACAGGCGCTCGCGAATGTGGAAGCAATCGCGGCTACGCCGGGCGTCGATTGCCTGTTCATCGGGCCCGCTGATCTGGCCGCGAGTCTCGGTCATCTCGGCGATACCAAACATCCTGACGTCCAGGCGGCAATCACGAAAATTATCGATACCGCAAAACACGCGGGCATCGCGAGCGGCATTTTCGCGCTCGATGTCGCGAGTGCGCGTTCATATGCAGAAGCGGGTGTGAGGGCAATCGCGTTATCGGCCGATGTGGGCTGGCTGTTAAAAGCAGCGCGCCAGGCGTTGCAGGAGGCAAGGGCATGA
- a CDS encoding tetratricopeptide repeat protein, giving the protein MACSAASAQTVKGSDMATQNAVADYNAGNLGAARSEFLRAAKNGSRLAEFNYAMMLVNGEGGPADVEEGKKWLRKAADANMTQAQYVYGKMYDDGEFVGRDPVEAHRWFLRAANQGHVQAELALANQFLDGRGTPRDNAQAFVWYKKAAEGGDMTAQYVAGSFYERGGDGVQKNINVARAYYAAAAAQGDPAAKLKYQQLSAELAHERPQ; this is encoded by the coding sequence ATGGCATGCAGCGCGGCGAGTGCGCAGACCGTCAAGGGGAGTGACATGGCGACGCAAAATGCTGTCGCCGATTACAACGCCGGCAATCTCGGCGCCGCGCGCTCGGAGTTTCTGCGTGCGGCGAAGAACGGCAGCCGTCTCGCCGAATTCAATTACGCGATGATGCTCGTGAACGGTGAAGGCGGTCCGGCAGACGTGGAGGAGGGCAAGAAGTGGTTGCGCAAAGCCGCCGACGCCAACATGACGCAAGCGCAGTACGTGTACGGGAAAATGTACGACGATGGCGAGTTTGTCGGGCGTGATCCAGTCGAGGCGCATCGCTGGTTCTTGCGGGCGGCGAACCAGGGTCATGTCCAGGCGGAACTCGCGCTGGCGAATCAGTTCCTCGATGGCCGCGGCACGCCTCGCGACAACGCGCAGGCGTTCGTCTGGTACAAGAAGGCGGCGGAAGGCGGGGACATGACGGCGCAATACGTGGCCGGATCGTTTTACGAGCGCGGCGGCGATGGCGTGCAGAAGAACATCAACGTGGCACGCGCGTATTACGCGGCGGCGGCAGCCCAGGGCGATCCCGCTGCGAAGCTGAAGTACCAGCAACTTAGCGCGGAACTCGCACACGAGCGACCGCAATAA
- the rodA gene encoding rod shape-determining protein RodA, producing the protein MQFDKRVWLDRTKRMFAGFDKPLALIVFLLLCVGIVTLYSASLDVPGRVEDQLRNIMLTFVLMWILANVPPPTLMRFAVPLYTIGMALLIAVATFGLTRKGAKRWLNVGVVIQPSEIMKIAMPLMLAWYFQRREGGIRWWDYIVGFLILILPVAIIAKQPDLGTAVLVFAAGLFVIYFAGLSFKLIVPVLVAAVLVVASIGIFQERICQPEVNWPLMHDYQKHRICTLLDPTSDPLGKGFHTIQAVIAIGSGGTFGKGWLKGTQSHLEFIPEKHTDFIFAVFSEEFGLAGGLVLLFLYMALIARGLFIAANGATLFGRLLAGSLTMAFFTYAFVNIGMVSGILPVVGVPLPFMSYGGTALTTLGVAVGLIMSVSRQKRLMKG; encoded by the coding sequence CTGCAATTCGATAAGCGCGTCTGGCTCGACCGCACGAAGCGCATGTTCGCGGGTTTCGATAAACCGCTCGCGCTGATTGTGTTCCTGCTGCTGTGCGTGGGCATCGTGACGCTGTACAGCGCGAGTCTCGACGTCCCTGGCCGCGTGGAAGACCAGTTGCGCAACATCATGCTCACGTTCGTGCTGATGTGGATTCTCGCCAACGTGCCACCGCCCACGCTGATGCGTTTCGCTGTACCGCTATATACCATCGGGATGGCGCTGCTGATCGCGGTCGCCACGTTCGGGCTGACGCGCAAGGGCGCGAAACGCTGGCTGAACGTGGGCGTGGTGATCCAGCCCTCGGAGATCATGAAGATCGCGATGCCGCTCATGCTCGCGTGGTATTTCCAGCGGCGTGAGGGCGGCATCCGGTGGTGGGATTACATCGTCGGCTTCCTGATCCTGATCCTGCCGGTTGCGATAATCGCCAAGCAGCCAGATCTGGGCACCGCCGTGCTGGTGTTTGCAGCGGGCCTCTTCGTGATCTATTTCGCGGGTTTGAGCTTCAAGCTGATCGTGCCAGTGCTCGTGGCTGCCGTGCTGGTGGTCGCGAGTATCGGCATATTCCAGGAGCGCATTTGCCAACCGGAAGTGAACTGGCCGCTGATGCACGATTACCAGAAGCACCGTATTTGTACGCTTCTGGATCCAACCTCCGATCCGCTCGGCAAAGGCTTTCACACCATTCAGGCCGTCATTGCGATCGGCTCGGGCGGGACCTTCGGAAAAGGCTGGCTAAAGGGTACTCAGTCTCATCTGGAGTTCATCCCTGAAAAACATACCGACTTCATTTTCGCGGTGTTTTCGGAGGAGTTTGGGCTCGCGGGCGGCCTTGTGCTGCTATTCCTCTATATGGCGTTGATCGCGCGAGGGTTGTTTATCGCGGCGAACGGGGCGACGCTGTTCGGACGCCTCCTGGCCGGATCGCTGACCATGGCGTTCTTTACTTACGCGTTCGTGAATATCGGGATGGTGAGCGGGATCTTGCCGGTGGTCGGCGTGCCGTTGCCATTCATGAGTTATGGTGGAACCGCGCTGACAACGCTCGGTGTCGCGGTCGGGCTCATCATGAGCGTGTCACGACAAAAGCGGCTGATGAAAGGCTAA
- the mrdA gene encoding penicillin-binding protein 2 gives MTEFQNAEQQLSKFRLRVAAAGLFVFVCFGLIGVRFLYLQVWHFSKYSLQADENRISVAPIVPNRGIITDRNGVVLAKNYSAYTLEITPSKINTTLDDEIDRIATVIPVDQRDRRRFKKLLEDSKNFESLPIRTRLTDEEVARFTAQKFRFPGVEVRARLFRQYPLGPTAAHVIGYIGRISQRDQERIDEASDQNDADTDHYDPRLDANNYKGTDYIGKIGVEQSYETELHGLTGFEEVEVTAGGRPVRTLSRTQATPGNNLVLSLDIGLQQVAEQAFAGKRGALVAIEPATGDVLAFVSAPSFDPNSFVDGIDQQTWDSLNNSPDHPLLNRPLHGTYPPGSTYKPFMALAALTLHKRTTSWGFQDPGSYTFGGHTFRNDVRAGQGWVDMNRAIVVSNDTYFYMLAHDLGVNAMAGFMKPWGFGQITGIDINGEARGILPSTEWKKKAYRKPEQQRWYEGETISLGIGQGYNSFTILQLAHATATLANNGVVMKPHLVKEVENPISKAVRVTVRDPSDKIAVKQADIDFVKRAMVGVVTTGTGAKIFRGAPYQAAGKTGTAQVYSLQGANYSHGAIAEHLRDHALFIAFAPADHPTIAVALIVENGGWGAESAGPIARKVLDYYLVDRLKPGAEAAAVAAAASATEDAGAPVIGGAQTPVDAALPASVTGVSPAFKPQAASDSAAASAGAAASGASGASDSAASASSGAEAASSAPAASAVPVVPSMLRALEAPRVPVAPIATEARETAHPAAGSKAPVAANGKETTRIAEVRKGPAAPTPPSPPKEPAPTAAIQRNTGKSAIQTLTPSGGIDE, from the coding sequence ATGACCGAATTTCAGAACGCCGAACAACAGTTGTCGAAGTTTCGCCTGCGTGTGGCTGCCGCCGGCCTGTTCGTGTTCGTCTGTTTCGGGCTGATCGGTGTGCGCTTCCTGTATCTGCAGGTCTGGCATTTCAGCAAATACTCGCTGCAGGCCGATGAAAACCGCATTTCGGTCGCGCCTATTGTGCCGAACCGCGGCATCATCACCGACCGCAACGGCGTGGTGCTGGCAAAGAATTATTCCGCTTACACGCTGGAAATCACGCCGTCGAAGATCAACACCACGCTCGACGATGAAATCGACCGCATTGCGACGGTGATTCCTGTCGATCAGCGCGACCGGCGGCGTTTCAAAAAGCTGCTGGAGGACTCGAAGAATTTCGAGAGCCTGCCAATCCGCACCCGCTTAACCGACGAAGAAGTCGCCCGTTTCACCGCCCAGAAGTTCCGCTTTCCGGGCGTGGAAGTGCGCGCGCGGCTGTTCCGGCAATATCCGCTCGGACCCACCGCGGCTCATGTTATCGGCTATATCGGGCGGATTTCGCAGCGCGATCAGGAACGTATCGACGAAGCGAGCGACCAGAACGACGCCGACACCGATCACTACGATCCCCGTCTGGACGCGAACAACTACAAGGGCACGGACTACATCGGCAAGATTGGTGTGGAACAGAGCTACGAAACCGAGCTGCATGGCCTGACCGGCTTCGAGGAAGTGGAAGTCACCGCGGGCGGCCGGCCGGTGCGCACGCTGTCGCGCACGCAGGCTACGCCGGGGAACAACCTGGTGTTGTCGCTGGATATCGGTTTGCAGCAGGTCGCCGAGCAGGCATTCGCGGGCAAGCGCGGTGCGCTGGTCGCTATCGAGCCGGCGACGGGCGATGTGCTCGCGTTCGTATCCGCGCCCAGTTTCGACCCGAATTCGTTCGTCGATGGCATCGACCAGCAGACCTGGGATTCGCTCAACAATTCGCCCGATCACCCGCTGCTGAACCGCCCGCTGCACGGCACCTATCCGCCCGGCTCCACCTACAAGCCGTTCATGGCGCTTGCCGCGTTGACGCTGCATAAACGCACCACCAGCTGGGGATTCCAGGACCCGGGTTCGTACACATTCGGCGGTCACACCTTCCGCAACGACGTTCGCGCGGGCCAGGGCTGGGTCGACATGAACCGCGCGATCGTGGTTTCCAACGACACCTATTTCTACATGCTGGCGCACGATCTCGGCGTGAACGCGATGGCCGGCTTCATGAAGCCATGGGGATTCGGACAGATCACGGGTATTGACATCAACGGCGAAGCGCGCGGCATCCTTCCGTCGACGGAATGGAAAAAGAAGGCGTATCGCAAGCCGGAACAGCAGCGCTGGTATGAAGGCGAGACGATCAGCCTGGGTATCGGGCAGGGTTATAACTCGTTCACCATCCTGCAACTTGCCCATGCCACAGCGACGCTCGCGAACAACGGCGTGGTCATGAAACCGCATCTGGTCAAGGAAGTCGAGAATCCGATCAGCAAGGCGGTACGCGTCACAGTGCGTGATCCGAGCGACAAGATCGCGGTCAAGCAAGCCGATATCGACTTCGTCAAGCGAGCGATGGTAGGCGTCGTGACCACCGGTACCGGCGCCAAGATCTTCCGCGGCGCACCGTATCAAGCCGCCGGTAAAACCGGAACAGCGCAGGTTTATTCGCTGCAAGGCGCCAATTATTCGCACGGCGCGATAGCGGAACATTTGCGCGATCACGCGTTGTTTATCGCGTTCGCACCAGCGGATCATCCGACTATCGCGGTTGCGCTGATCGTGGAAAACGGCGGCTGGGGTGCGGAGTCCGCGGGCCCGATCGCGCGAAAAGTGCTCGATTATTATCTCGTCGACCGATTGAAACCCGGTGCGGAAGCGGCGGCCGTGGCAGCAGCAGCATCAGCGACGGAAGATGCGGGCGCACCGGTGATCGGGGGCGCGCAAACCCCGGTGGACGCGGCGCTGCCCGCTTCGGTGACGGGTGTTTCGCCAGCATTCAAGCCACAAGCGGCGTCCGATTCAGCGGCGGCGAGTGCGGGAGCGGCTGCATCCGGAGCATCCGGGGCGTCTGATTCGGCTGCGTCTGCAAGCAGCGGAGCCGAAGCAGCGTCGAGCGCGCCGGCTGCGTCGGCCGTTCCTGTCGTGCCGAGCATGCTGCGCGCGCTGGAAGCGCCGCGCGTGCCGGTCGCGCCTATCGCTACGGAAGCCCGGGAAACTGCACACCCGGCAGCGGGATCGAAAGCGCCAGTTGCGGCTAACGGGAAGGAAACAACTCGTATCGCAGAGGTCCGCAAGGGGCCTGCCGCGCCAACGCCGCCATCACCGCCGAAAGAACCGGCGCCGACCGCCGCGATCCAGCGCAACACTGGCAAAAGCGCCATCCAGACGTTGACGCCGTCTGGTGGCATCGACGAGTAA
- the mreD gene encoding rod shape-determining protein MreD yields MSRPQYILQPVNPYFITFSLAAAFLLNLMPWGRTFGIPDFVAVVLLFWNVHQPRRVGMGIAFMLGMLMDVHNASLLGEHALAYTLLSYGAITIHRRVLWMSLPVQTFVVAPLLIGAQIVPFVIRLLTGAAFPGWGYLIDGFVEAILWPLASFLLLIPQRRATDPDDTRPI; encoded by the coding sequence ATGAGCCGCCCGCAATACATCCTGCAGCCGGTCAATCCGTATTTCATCACGTTTAGTCTGGCCGCCGCGTTCCTGCTGAACCTGATGCCGTGGGGCCGGACTTTCGGCATCCCGGATTTCGTCGCGGTCGTGCTGCTGTTCTGGAACGTTCACCAGCCGCGTCGCGTAGGCATGGGTATCGCGTTCATGCTCGGCATGCTCATGGACGTTCACAATGCCAGCCTGCTTGGTGAGCACGCGCTTGCGTATACGCTGTTGTCGTACGGCGCCATCACGATTCACAGGCGCGTATTGTGGATGTCACTGCCCGTGCAAACGTTCGTGGTGGCGCCGTTGCTGATCGGCGCGCAAATTGTGCCGTTCGTGATTCGCCTACTGACGGGTGCGGCATTTCCCGGCTGGGGTTATCTGATCGACGGGTTCGTGGAGGCTATTTTGTGGCCGCTCGCAAGTTTCCTGCTGCTGATTCCGCAGCGCCGCGCCACCGATCCCGACGACACCCGGCCAATCTGA
- the mreC gene encoding rod shape-determining protein MreC, whose translation MEYSPPPLFKQGPSALARLIFFVVLALALLISDARFNTLEIVRGVLGAGLYPLQRAALVPRDIFMGAADLAVTSATLRNENTKLKEKNLELSVKAADATQLTAENAHLRALLQLGSRASMQTTPVEVQYDTRDPFTQKVVIGKGAQQGIQNGAPVVNEDGVIGQVTRVFPLQSEVTLLSDKDEAVPVQIVRTGLRSVIYGTPKGDTLDLRFVPISADVQTGDELVTSGLDGIYPPGLPVAKVVRVDKQADTAFARVVCLPVAPVRGARQLLVLHYEVNQPPNPEEVEAAAAAKEAKDNKGKKGKAAPAKSASAAAPAAAASTPAAKKPEPPVAAKKTEPAAVKKAEKSEHARKAEAARKPAPGATP comes from the coding sequence ATGGAATACAGTCCGCCGCCACTTTTTAAGCAAGGTCCATCCGCTCTCGCGCGATTGATCTTCTTCGTGGTGCTTGCCCTCGCCCTGCTGATCTCCGACGCTCGCTTCAACACGCTCGAGATTGTGCGCGGCGTGCTGGGCGCAGGTTTGTATCCGCTGCAGCGCGCTGCGCTCGTACCGCGCGATATTTTCATGGGTGCGGCCGATCTGGCCGTCACCAGCGCAACCCTGCGCAACGAAAACACCAAGCTGAAAGAAAAGAACCTTGAGTTGTCGGTGAAAGCAGCCGACGCGACCCAGCTCACCGCAGAGAACGCGCATCTTCGCGCGCTGCTCCAGCTCGGCTCGCGCGCCAGCATGCAAACCACGCCGGTCGAAGTGCAGTACGACACTCGCGATCCTTTCACACAGAAAGTCGTGATCGGCAAGGGTGCGCAGCAAGGCATCCAAAACGGCGCGCCCGTGGTGAACGAAGACGGCGTCATCGGGCAGGTCACGCGTGTGTTCCCGCTGCAATCGGAAGTCACGCTGCTCTCCGACAAAGACGAGGCCGTGCCCGTGCAGATCGTACGGACCGGATTGCGCAGCGTGATCTACGGCACGCCGAAGGGCGACACGCTCGACTTGCGTTTCGTCCCCATCAGCGCCGACGTGCAAACTGGCGACGAACTTGTGACCAGCGGTCTGGATGGCATTTATCCGCCGGGATTGCCCGTGGCGAAAGTGGTGCGCGTCGATAAGCAAGCGGATACCGCGTTCGCTCGCGTAGTCTGCTTGCCAGTCGCACCGGTGCGCGGCGCGCGCCAGTTGCTTGTGCTGCATTACGAGGTCAACCAGCCGCCGAATCCTGAAGAAGTCGAGGCAGCGGCCGCAGCCAAGGAAGCGAAGGACAATAAGGGTAAAAAGGGCAAGGCAGCGCCGGCGAAAAGCGCCAGCGCGGCCGCCCCTGCGGCTGCGGCGAGTACGCCGGCCGCAAAAAAACCGGAACCACCCGTGGCCGCGAAGAAAACCGAGCCCGCAGCCGTGAAGAAAGCCGAAAAATCCGAGCACGCCAGGAAAGCTGAAGCTGCCCGCAAGCCCGCGCCCGGAGCCACGCCATGA
- a CDS encoding rod shape-determining protein: protein MFGFLRSYFSNDLAIDLGTANTLIYMRGKGIVLDEPSVVSIRQEGGPNGKKTIQAVGREAKQMLGKVPGNIEAIRPMKDGVIADFTVTEQMIKQFIKTAHESRMFSPSPRIIICVPCGSTQVERRAIKEAAHGAGASQVYLIEEPMAAAIGAGLPVSEATGSMVVDIGGGTTEVGVISLGGIVYKGSVRVGGDKFDEAIVNYIRRNYGMLIGEQTAEAIKKEIGSAFPGSEVKEMEVKGRNLSEGIPRSFTISSNEILEALTDPLNQIVSSVKIALEQTPPELGADIAERGMMLTGGGALLRDLDRLLAEETGLPVLVAEDPLTCVVRGSGMALERMDKLGSIFSYE, encoded by the coding sequence ATGTTCGGTTTTTTGCGCAGCTACTTTTCAAACGATCTGGCGATTGATCTCGGCACCGCCAACACGCTGATCTACATGCGGGGCAAGGGCATCGTCCTTGACGAGCCATCGGTGGTTTCCATTCGCCAGGAAGGCGGTCCGAATGGCAAGAAAACCATTCAGGCCGTCGGCCGCGAAGCGAAGCAGATGCTCGGCAAGGTGCCGGGCAACATTGAAGCCATCCGGCCTATGAAGGACGGCGTTATCGCCGACTTCACCGTCACGGAACAGATGATCAAGCAGTTCATCAAGACTGCACACGAATCGCGTATGTTTTCGCCTTCGCCGCGCATCATCATCTGCGTGCCGTGCGGTTCGACCCAGGTCGAGCGCCGCGCGATCAAGGAAGCCGCGCACGGCGCGGGTGCGTCGCAGGTGTATCTGATCGAGGAACCCATGGCTGCGGCCATTGGCGCCGGCTTGCCGGTGTCCGAGGCAACGGGCTCCATGGTCGTGGACATCGGCGGCGGCACGACCGAAGTGGGCGTGATTTCGCTCGGCGGTATCGTGTACAAGGGTTCCGTGCGCGTGGGCGGCGACAAGTTCGACGAAGCTATTGTCAATTACATCCGTCGCAACTACGGCATGTTGATCGGCGAGCAGACGGCTGAAGCGATCAAGAAGGAAATCGGTTCGGCTTTCCCGGGCTCCGAAGTCAAGGAGATGGAAGTCAAGGGCCGTAACCTGTCGGAAGGCATTCCGCGCAGCTTCACCATTTCGAGCAATGAAATTCTCGAAGCACTGACCGATCCGCTGAACCAGATCGTTTCGTCGGTGAAAATTGCGCTGGAGCAGACGCCGCCGGAACTGGGCGCTGACATTGCCGAGCGCGGCATGATGCTGACCGGCGGTGGCGCTTTGCTGCGCGATCTGGACCGGTTGCTGGCTGAAGAGACCGGTTTGCCGGTGCTCGTCGCTGAAGATCCGCTGACTTGCGTTGTACGCGGTTCGGGCATGGCGCTCGAACGCATGGACAAGCTCGGCAGCATCTTCTCTTACGAGTAA
- the gatC gene encoding Asp-tRNA(Asn)/Glu-tRNA(Gln) amidotransferase subunit GatC, translated as MSLTLTDVKRIAHLARLELPEHEAEPTLARLNDFFGLVEQMQAVDTTGIEPLAHPIEQIEKAELRLRNDAVTEHVNREEFQRPAPAVRDGLYLVPKVIE; from the coding sequence ATGTCTCTGACCCTGACCGATGTAAAACGCATTGCGCACCTCGCGCGGCTCGAATTGCCTGAGCACGAGGCCGAACCCACGCTTGCGCGACTGAACGACTTCTTCGGTCTCGTCGAGCAAATGCAGGCCGTGGATACCACGGGTATCGAACCGCTTGCTCATCCGATCGAACAGATCGAGAAAGCCGAGCTGCGTTTGCGAAACGATGCTGTTACAGAGCATGTAAACCGCGAAGAGTTCCAACGACCTGCGCCTGCCGTGCGCGACGGACTGTATCTTGTGCCGAAGGTGATCGAATAA
- the gatA gene encoding Asp-tRNA(Asn)/Glu-tRNA(Gln) amidotransferase subunit GatA: MHQKSLTELRAALDAKTLSAVELAQLFLQRIDAAKDLNAFISVDHELTLDQAKAADALIAKGEAGVLTGLPIAHKDVFVTRGWTSTAGSKMLANYASPFDATVVERLKNAGVVTLGKTNMDEFAMGSSNENSYFGPVKNPWDLKAVPGGSSGGSAAAVAARLAPAATGTDTGGSIRQPASFTGITGIKPTYGRVSRYGMIAFASSLDQGGPMARSAADCALLLNAIASFDPRDSTSLQRADEDYTRYIGQQWSGTDVAKPLAGLRIGLPKEFFGEGLSAEVRSAIDTALKQYEALGATLVEVSLPKTELSIPVYYIIAPAEASSNLSRFDGVRYGHRAAEYTDLLDMYKKSRAEGFGPEVKRRILVGAYVLSHGYYDAYYLQAQKIRRIIAQDFQEAFNHCDVIMGPVAPSVAWNLGEKTDDPVQMYLADIYTLSISLAGLPGMSVPCGFGAAGSAHSTRPVGLQIIGNYFNEARLLQVADAFQRATEWHKQSPAGV; the protein is encoded by the coding sequence ATGCATCAAAAAAGCTTGACCGAACTGCGCGCGGCACTTGATGCCAAGACCCTCTCCGCCGTCGAACTCGCGCAGCTCTTTTTGCAGCGCATCGACGCAGCCAAGGATCTCAACGCCTTCATCAGTGTTGACCATGAACTCACGCTCGACCAGGCGAAAGCAGCGGATGCGCTGATCGCCAAGGGCGAAGCAGGCGTGTTGACCGGCCTGCCGATCGCGCATAAAGACGTGTTTGTCACGCGCGGCTGGACCTCCACGGCCGGCTCGAAAATGCTTGCCAACTACGCGAGCCCGTTCGACGCCACCGTTGTCGAGCGCCTCAAGAACGCAGGCGTGGTGACGCTCGGCAAGACCAATATGGACGAATTCGCGATGGGTTCGTCCAACGAGAATTCGTATTTCGGCCCGGTCAAGAACCCTTGGGATCTGAAAGCCGTGCCGGGTGGATCGTCGGGCGGCTCGGCTGCCGCAGTGGCCGCACGTCTCGCGCCCGCTGCCACCGGCACGGATACCGGCGGCTCGATTCGTCAGCCCGCGTCGTTCACCGGCATTACCGGAATCAAACCAACGTACGGCCGCGTTTCGCGTTACGGCATGATCGCGTTTGCATCGTCGCTCGATCAGGGCGGACCCATGGCTCGCAGCGCCGCGGATTGCGCACTGTTGCTCAACGCCATTGCGTCGTTCGATCCGCGCGACTCGACCAGCCTCCAGCGCGCGGACGAAGATTACACGCGCTATATCGGCCAACAATGGTCCGGCACGGACGTCGCCAAACCGCTCGCGGGCTTGCGCATTGGCTTGCCGAAGGAGTTTTTCGGCGAGGGTTTGAGCGCCGAAGTGCGCAGCGCTATCGATACCGCCTTGAAGCAATACGAAGCGCTCGGCGCAACGTTGGTCGAGGTATCGCTGCCGAAGACGGAGTTGTCGATTCCCGTGTACTACATCATCGCGCCGGCTGAAGCTTCGTCGAACCTGTCGCGTTTCGATGGCGTGCGCTACGGGCATCGCGCGGCTGAGTACACCGATCTTCTCGATATGTACAAGAAGTCGCGTGCCGAAGGTTTCGGGCCGGAAGTGAAGCGCCGGATATTGGTGGGCGCGTACGTGCTGTCGCACGGTTATTACGATGCGTATTACCTCCAGGCGCAGAAAATCCGCCGCATCATCGCGCAGGATTTCCAGGAAGCGTTCAACCACTGCGATGTGATCATGGGACCGGTCGCGCCATCGGTGGCATGGAATCTCGGCGAAAAAACCGATGACCCTGTCCAGATGTATCTCGCCGATATCTATACGTTGTCGATCAGCCTCGCCGGTTTGCCGGGCATGAGCGTGCCGTGCGGTTTTGGCGCTGCCGGCAGCGCGCATTCCACGCGGCCGGTCGGCTTGCAGATCATTGGCAACTATTTCAACGAAGCCCGGTTGCTCCAGGTCGCCGACGCGTTTCAGCGCGCGACAGAATGGCACAAGCAATCACCGGCAGGAGTATGA